The following are from one region of the Haemophilus parainfluenzae genome:
- a CDS encoding GntP family permease, translating to MTTVSSFGALVALIVAIFLILKKVSPVYGMLTGALIGGLVGGADLSETVNLMIGGAQGITTAVMRILAAGVLAGVLIESGAASTIAETITHKLGEARALLALALATLILTAVGVFIDVAVITVSPIALALARRTNLSKSAVLLAMIGGGKAGNLMSPNPNAIAAADTFHLPLTSVMVVGIIPGIFGLALTYFLAKRLKNKGSFVSEQESVAVDTQHLPSFLTALAAPLVAILLLALRPLADIKVDPLIALPLGGLIGALCMGKLRHANSYAISGLGKMAPVAIMLLGTGALAGIIGNSGMKDVLIEGLKHSGLPPYILAPISGVLMSLATASTTAGTAVASNVFSSTLLELGVSSLAAAAMIHAGAIVFDNMPHGSFFHATGGSVNMNMKERLKLIPYESAIGLIMTVVSTLIFGVFY from the coding sequence ATGACAACAGTTTCGTCTTTCGGTGCATTAGTTGCGCTTATTGTGGCCATTTTTCTCATTTTGAAAAAAGTCTCGCCAGTCTATGGCATGTTGACGGGGGCTTTGATAGGCGGGCTAGTTGGTGGCGCTGATTTATCCGAAACGGTGAACTTAATGATCGGTGGGGCCCAGGGTATTACGACAGCTGTTATGCGAATTTTAGCGGCAGGTGTACTAGCAGGTGTGCTCATTGAATCGGGGGCGGCCAGCACGATTGCCGAAACTATTACACATAAACTTGGTGAAGCAAGAGCGTTATTGGCCTTAGCTTTAGCAACACTGATTTTAACCGCAGTCGGTGTGTTTATTGATGTAGCCGTTATTACCGTTTCCCCGATTGCACTGGCGTTAGCTCGTCGCACCAATTTATCAAAATCAGCTGTTTTATTAGCGATGATTGGTGGGGGAAAAGCAGGAAACTTGATGTCACCTAACCCCAATGCCATTGCAGCAGCAGATACCTTTCATCTGCCTTTAACGTCGGTAATGGTAGTGGGGATTATTCCTGGGATCTTTGGGCTAGCCTTAACCTATTTCTTAGCGAAACGTTTAAAAAATAAAGGCTCTTTTGTATCCGAACAAGAGAGCGTTGCCGTTGATACTCAACATTTACCCTCATTTCTGACCGCACTTGCTGCACCATTAGTGGCTATCTTATTACTGGCGCTACGTCCATTGGCGGACATTAAAGTTGATCCTCTCATTGCGTTGCCACTAGGTGGTTTAATTGGTGCGTTATGTATGGGAAAACTTCGCCACGCGAATAGCTATGCGATTAGCGGCTTAGGCAAAATGGCACCGGTGGCGATTATGTTGCTCGGTACGGGCGCTTTAGCGGGCATTATTGGTAACTCAGGTATGAAAGATGTGCTAATCGAAGGCTTAAAACATTCTGGTTTGCCTCCTTATATTCTCGCGCCAATTTCTGGTGTATTGATGTCTCTTGCGACGGCATCAACGACGGCAGGCACGGCAGTCGCATCCAATGTATTTAGCTCAACATTATTAGAGCTGGGTGTAAGCAGTCTTGCGGCGGCAGCCATGATCCATGCGGGAGCGATCGTATTCGACAATATGCCACACGGTTCTTTCTTCCATGCGACTGGCGGCAGTGTGAATATGAATATGAAAGAACGCTTAAAACTGATTCCTTATGAAAGTGCGATCGGGTTGATTATGACGGTCGTTTCTACGCTCATTTTCGGTGTGTTTTATTGA
- a CDS encoding diacylglycerol kinase, translating into MYKTTGLTHLINSTKYSLQGLKSAFKNETAFRHECFLACILIPLAFWLGDTKIEIALMISSVLLVMAVELLNSAVEAVVDRIGTERHELSGRAKDQGSAAVFIALCIVAVVWGSILFF; encoded by the coding sequence ATGTATAAAACCACGGGATTAACCCATTTAATTAACTCCACAAAATATTCCTTACAAGGTTTAAAGAGTGCATTCAAAAATGAAACTGCATTCCGCCACGAATGTTTTCTTGCGTGCATTCTGATTCCGCTCGCATTTTGGCTCGGTGACACTAAAATTGAAATCGCGCTGATGATTTCATCGGTTTTACTCGTGATGGCAGTAGAGCTGTTAAATAGTGCAGTTGAAGCGGTGGTGGACCGTATCGGTACAGAACGCCACGAGCTTTCAGGGCGAGCCAAAGACCAAGGCTCAGCAGCGGTATTCATTGCGCTTTGCATCGTTGCCGTTGTTTGGGGAAGTATTTTATTTTTCTAA